A stretch of Pseudorhodobacter turbinis DNA encodes these proteins:
- a CDS encoding type I polyketide synthase, with the protein MPSETTLDLPEPNGLEIAIIGMAGRFPGATDIEAFWANLRDGVESITTLGADALRKRGVAQATLDAEDFVARGAQVDAFDQFDPAFFGYSPAEAELLDPQQRMFLECAWHALENAGVVPGAQDQPIGVFASAGMNGYLLNLFGNADLRQRITPYEIFTANDKDFLATRAAYKLDLRGPAVTVQTACSSSLVAVHMAAQSLIAGECSMALAGGVALSRQDGYRALAGSILSPTGQCRAFDATADGTVTGNGVGLVLLKRLEDALAEGDRIDAIIKGSAINNDGAGKASFTAPDVAAQADVIAAAQAAAEVPADTITYVEAHGTGTPLGDPVEITALSRAFRRQTDKTGYCAIGSVKTNIGHLDTAAGIAGLIKTVLMLRAGKIAPTLHYTSPNPKIRLDDSPFHVANSLQDWQSSGPRRAGVSAFGIGGTNVHVILEETQGTPAQVDPDTPVILPLSAKTPEALAQNVAVLARHLEGETAPLGAVARTLATGRHQFRWRQAVVASSKPDASTRLRALTSPQKAAADGPIFPVFVFPGQGSQYPLMARKSYDEIPTFARILDQADAHLGGTLLPLLRDAGAAIHQTENAQIALFVTQYAYAQTMREGGIHPAAMIGHSLGELTAACIAGVFSLRDGIEIVRERGRLMQAAQTGAMLAVLHPDQPLDALLLDGVEIAARNGPGLTTVTGPHQAIDQCAAVLEGAGVTCRRLQTSHAFHSAMMDEAAKGFGRFVAGFTLSAPQVPVVSNLTGDWLSADSATNPAYWARHMRAPVQFGDGLKTLGQLDNPVFIETGSGGAMTSLLKQQGIGPVLHGFTQETEGLAGLYSTLANAWEQGAELDWQALMPVKHAPVALPGYAFQRQRYWIEPDSQLRQDNLPGEARIYVPAWQRIDLPEPKRAERQNWLIFDDGSTGTALANAIERTGDDAYRVVTGAAFGEPGYRCFALAPDMADIDRLLGLLADRGSQPAHIVFGWPLNGNDHALQTLILALADLGKDIRLTLLTKGAADVTGAEILSPEQARLHAVVQVAGQEHPWLGCRILDLDPQERAKPADLAPALKRALVDHDAPILARRGGRFWRLSHQVQELPDAMPLRKNGRYVVLGHIVGGMGRVWAQKLAQQPNLRVALIDDSNSLSETENTLHLTADCADPMAVGAALDKVAAKWGGIDGIFLSSLFSGGETTAPLALLGGAQRDRAAASITAPLTALATAVATRRVGFCYVQSSLSSVIAGIGLGAYAAAHHQLDLAIAELDRNTPGRWYATGWDALEDGGDGPRMSGAGNDHAISGDQVWKTTCAVLGVGLSGNSILSRADVDARRQQWLNIRPATRNESTAKGRERPALETPFVAPRSPLEHSVAAILQDLLGLDRIGADDGFFELGGHSLLAIRAIARLREEFPVEIEMRELLFDNPSTASIAALIEAKLAGDADLLALLDEVSGLSEQDLHDALKDSV; encoded by the coding sequence ATGCCCAGTGAAACCACCCTTGATCTGCCCGAACCAAACGGGTTGGAAATTGCCATCATCGGCATGGCCGGTCGCTTTCCGGGGGCTACGGATATTGAGGCGTTCTGGGCAAACCTGCGCGACGGTGTCGAAAGCATCACGACGCTGGGCGCCGACGCATTGCGCAAGCGCGGTGTGGCGCAAGCCACTTTGGACGCAGAAGATTTCGTGGCGCGCGGTGCGCAGGTCGACGCTTTCGACCAATTCGATCCCGCCTTCTTTGGCTATTCCCCCGCCGAGGCAGAGCTGCTGGACCCGCAACAGCGCATGTTTCTGGAATGTGCATGGCACGCGCTTGAAAACGCGGGCGTTGTACCGGGCGCGCAAGACCAGCCGATCGGCGTCTTTGCCAGTGCGGGGATGAACGGATATTTGCTCAACCTCTTTGGCAATGCAGATCTGCGCCAACGGATAACGCCCTATGAGATTTTTACCGCCAACGACAAGGATTTTCTGGCAACACGTGCGGCATATAAGCTTGATCTGCGCGGGCCGGCTGTCACCGTGCAGACGGCGTGTTCCTCCTCCTTGGTGGCGGTGCATATGGCGGCCCAAAGCCTGATTGCAGGCGAATGCAGCATGGCCTTGGCGGGCGGTGTGGCCTTGTCGCGTCAGGATGGATACCGCGCGCTTGCGGGCAGCATTTTGTCGCCCACCGGCCAGTGCCGCGCCTTTGACGCCACGGCGGATGGCACAGTGACGGGCAACGGCGTTGGTCTTGTCCTGCTCAAACGGCTTGAGGATGCGCTGGCCGAAGGGGACCGGATCGATGCGATTATCAAAGGGTCCGCGATCAATAATGACGGTGCGGGCAAGGCCAGCTTTACCGCCCCTGATGTGGCTGCACAGGCCGATGTGATTGCCGCCGCCCAAGCCGCCGCCGAGGTTCCTGCCGATACCATCACCTATGTCGAGGCGCATGGCACCGGCACGCCCTTGGGGGATCCCGTGGAAATCACCGCCCTGAGCCGTGCCTTTCGTCGTCAGACAGATAAGACCGGATATTGCGCCATCGGCTCGGTCAAAACAAACATCGGCCATCTTGATACCGCGGCGGGCATCGCGGGGCTGATCAAGACGGTGCTTATGCTGCGCGCGGGCAAAATCGCGCCGACCCTGCATTACACATCCCCCAACCCGAAAATCCGGTTGGACGACAGCCCCTTTCACGTGGCAAACAGCCTGCAAGACTGGCAATCAAGTGGCCCCCGCCGCGCAGGGGTCAGCGCATTTGGCATCGGTGGCACCAACGTCCATGTGATCCTTGAGGAAACGCAGGGCACGCCCGCGCAGGTGGACCCCGACACCCCCGTGATCCTGCCTCTCTCGGCCAAAACGCCTGAGGCTTTGGCGCAAAATGTCGCCGTGCTGGCGCGTCATCTTGAGGGCGAAACCGCCCCGCTTGGTGCTGTGGCTCGGACCTTGGCGACGGGGCGGCACCAGTTTCGTTGGCGTCAAGCCGTTGTCGCAAGCAGCAAACCCGATGCAAGCACCCGGCTGCGCGCCCTGACATCCCCCCAAAAGGCCGCGGCCGACGGGCCTATTTTCCCTGTGTTCGTCTTTCCCGGACAGGGCAGTCAATATCCGTTGATGGCGCGCAAATCATACGATGAAATCCCGACCTTCGCGCGTATTCTGGATCAGGCGGATGCCCATCTGGGCGGCACGCTCCTGCCCTTGTTGCGCGATGCCGGTGCAGCCATCCATCAAACTGAAAACGCGCAAATCGCGTTGTTCGTGACCCAATATGCCTATGCGCAGACCATGCGTGAGGGCGGGATACATCCCGCTGCGATGATCGGCCATTCATTGGGCGAACTTACCGCCGCTTGCATCGCGGGGGTGTTTTCATTGCGGGACGGGATAGAGATTGTACGCGAACGTGGTCGCCTGATGCAGGCCGCACAGACCGGTGCCATGCTGGCCGTACTCCACCCTGACCAGCCCCTTGATGCGCTGTTGCTCGACGGTGTCGAGATCGCGGCCCGGAACGGCCCCGGCTTGACCACGGTGACCGGCCCGCATCAGGCAATCGACCAATGCGCCGCCGTTCTTGAGGGCGCGGGGGTGACATGCCGCAGGCTGCAAACCTCGCATGCCTTTCATTCCGCGATGATGGACGAGGCCGCGAAAGGCTTTGGCCGTTTTGTCGCGGGGTTTACCCTGTCTGCCCCGCAGGTCCCTGTCGTTTCGAACCTGACAGGTGATTGGCTAAGTGCAGATAGCGCCACCAATCCGGCCTATTGGGCGCGCCACATGCGTGCGCCGGTGCAATTTGGTGACGGGCTAAAAACACTGGGCCAGCTGGATAACCCTGTTTTCATCGAAACGGGGTCGGGGGGGGCAATGACGTCCCTGCTCAAACAGCAAGGGATCGGCCCGGTGTTGCATGGGTTTACGCAGGAAACCGAAGGGCTGGCGGGCCTGTATTCAACGCTAGCCAATGCATGGGAGCAGGGGGCAGAGCTTGACTGGCAAGCGCTGATGCCCGTCAAACATGCGCCTGTCGCCCTGCCCGGCTATGCGTTTCAACGCCAACGCTATTGGATCGAACCCGACAGCCAGCTCCGGCAGGACAACCTGCCCGGCGAGGCCCGTATCTATGTGCCGGCATGGCAGCGCATAGACCTGCCAGAGCCCAAGCGCGCCGAGCGGCAAAACTGGCTGATCTTTGACGATGGCTCCACTGGCACCGCATTGGCAAACGCGATTGAGCGGACGGGCGATGACGCCTACCGCGTCGTCACCGGCGCCGCGTTCGGCGAGCCGGGGTATCGCTGTTTTGCGCTGGCACCGGACATGGCCGACATCGACCGCCTGCTAGGCCTCTTGGCCGATCGCGGATCACAGCCTGCGCATATTGTCTTTGGCTGGCCCCTGAACGGCAATGATCACGCGCTGCAAACGCTCATTCTGGCCTTGGCCGATTTGGGCAAGGATATCCGCCTGACCTTGCTGACCAAAGGGGCCGCCGATGTGACGGGTGCCGAAATACTGTCACCGGAACAAGCGCGCCTGCACGCTGTGGTGCAGGTCGCAGGGCAGGAACATCCTTGGCTCGGGTGCCGCATTCTTGACCTTGATCCGCAAGAACGCGCAAAGCCCGCAGATCTGGCACCCGCCCTGAAACGGGCGCTGGTGGACCATGATGCGCCGATCCTCGCGCGGCGCGGTGGCCGGTTCTGGAGGCTGTCGCATCAGGTGCAGGAATTGCCCGACGCCATGCCGCTGCGCAAAAACGGGCGCTATGTGGTGCTTGGGCATATTGTCGGCGGGATGGGCCGTGTCTGGGCACAAAAACTGGCCCAGCAGCCGAACCTGCGGGTGGCCTTGATTGATGACAGTAACAGCCTGTCAGAGACGGAAAACACGCTGCATTTGACCGCCGATTGCGCCGATCCGATGGCTGTTGGCGCAGCACTGGATAAGGTTGCCGCGAAATGGGGGGGAATTGACGGTATCTTCCTCAGCTCTTTGTTCAGTGGCGGCGAAACAACAGCCCCTCTGGCGCTGTTGGGGGGCGCGCAACGAGACCGTGCCGCGGCCAGTATCACGGCACCATTGACCGCCTTGGCGACGGCTGTCGCCACGCGCCGCGTCGGGTTTTGCTATGTCCAATCCTCTTTGTCCTCGGTGATCGCCGGTATCGGCCTTGGGGCCTATGCGGCGGCGCATCACCAGCTTGACCTTGCCATCGCAGAGCTGGATCGCAACACCCCGGGCCGTTGGTATGCGACCGGCTGGGATGCGTTGGAGGACGGGGGGGACGGCCCGCGCATGTCCGGCGCGGGTAATGACCATGCGATCTCTGGCGATCAGGTCTGGAAAACCACCTGTGCCGTTCTTGGAGTCGGCCTGTCGGGGAACAGTATCCTGTCGCGCGCAGATGTGGATGCCCGGCGCCAGCAATGGCTTAACATCCGCCCTGCAACCCGCAACGAATCCACCGCCAAAGGCCGCGAACGCCCCGCGCTTGAGACGCCATTTGTCGCGCCAAGATCGCCGCTGGAACATTCTGTTGCCGCCATTTTGCAGGATTTGTTGGGGCTGGACAGGATCGGCGCGGATGACGGGTTTTTTGAACTTGGCGGCCATTCGCTTTTGGCGATCCGGGCCATCGCCCGCCTACGTGAGGAATTCCCCGTAGAGATCGAGATGCGGGAGCTTTTGTTCGACAACCCCAGCACCGCCAGCATCGCCGCCTTGATCGAGGCCAAACTGGCCGGGGACGCCGATCTGCTTGCCCTGCTTGATGAAGTGTCCGGCCTGTCCGAACAGGATCTGCACGACGCGCTAAAGGATAGTGTTTAA
- a CDS encoding condensation domain-containing protein has protein sequence MSKITAAYPLAPGQAGILFQSLGDGANGAYVIQIALDIQGTPDLQTERASWDALVARHDVLRTAFVWKDRKQPLQVVGSHARAKLSVIDLGDLDADAQSARLDAWLAADRSAGFDLSHAPLLRITRFQRGKDRHRIIVTFHHAILDGWSIPLLLQDWIALYSGQTLPTAPAFRDYVAWAQSQDRTAAQEFWHDHLAGHSHRVLRLPAPDMPPTSPRGDLSAALTHDETRALTASLLPLGLTMATAVQGAWALLLARATGEDDVIYGLARSVRPVSLTSADRRVGMYLNTLPMRARIPAQTPLHLWLADLQAATYAQVRHEASTLADALGGHAQHGLNTAVVFENYPRDPALLGRLDDFSVRHIEVFEQTSLDLTLFAVHENGLVLRLLFDARTTDAGFAKGLLQDLRHILCKMGDTPAMLVGDIAIASRVPLAAIPARHPPSPNGPALPEVAAIWRALLELPAVSGTDNFFDLGGDSLLTLSLQDRIRVALGVEVEIPDLFRHATLSAQSAHVQRLFDNATPALPPRSNNTGHRTRLHHRRALLKAKEPTQNAQ, from the coding sequence ATGAGCAAGATCACCGCGGCATATCCGCTTGCCCCCGGGCAGGCAGGCATCCTGTTCCAATCGCTTGGTGATGGTGCCAATGGTGCCTATGTCATCCAGATCGCGCTGGACATCCAAGGCACGCCCGATCTGCAAACCGAGCGCGCAAGCTGGGATGCGCTTGTGGCCCGGCATGATGTGCTGCGCACGGCCTTTGTCTGGAAAGATCGCAAACAACCCTTGCAGGTGGTCGGCAGCCACGCGCGCGCCAAGCTGTCGGTGATCGACCTCGGCGATCTGGACGCCGATGCGCAATCGGCCCGCCTTGATGCGTGGCTGGCCGCGGACCGCAGCGCGGGTTTTGATCTGTCGCATGCACCATTGTTGCGGATTACACGGTTCCAACGGGGTAAGGACCGGCACCGGATTATCGTGACCTTTCATCACGCAATCCTTGACGGGTGGTCTATTCCTTTGCTGCTACAGGACTGGATCGCGCTTTATTCCGGCCAGACATTGCCAACAGCACCGGCCTTTCGCGATTATGTGGCATGGGCGCAATCACAAGACCGGACCGCCGCACAAGAGTTCTGGCACGACCATCTTGCAGGCCACAGCCATCGCGTGCTGCGACTGCCTGCGCCCGATATGCCGCCGACGTCCCCGCGTGGTGATCTGTCGGCCGCGCTGACACATGACGAAACGCGGGCGCTGACGGCCTCGCTTTTGCCCCTTGGGCTGACGATGGCCACGGCCGTTCAGGGCGCTTGGGCGCTGTTGCTGGCCCGTGCGACGGGTGAGGATGACGTGATCTACGGGCTGGCCCGATCTGTGCGGCCGGTGTCGTTGACCTCTGCCGATCGCCGCGTGGGCATGTATCTTAATACCTTGCCGATGCGTGCGCGCATTCCGGCCCAAACCCCTTTGCACCTGTGGTTGGCGGATTTGCAGGCAGCCACGTATGCCCAAGTCAGACATGAGGCATCCACGCTTGCGGATGCGCTTGGCGGTCATGCGCAACATGGGCTGAACACGGCCGTTGTCTTTGAAAACTACCCCCGTGATCCCGCCTTGCTTGGGCGTTTGGACGATTTCTCTGTTCGGCATATCGAGGTTTTTGAACAAACCAGCCTTGATCTGACCCTCTTTGCCGTTCACGAGAACGGGCTTGTCCTGCGCCTGCTTTTTGATGCGCGGACCACGGACGCCGGATTTGCCAAGGGGCTGTTGCAGGATCTGCGCCACATTCTGTGCAAGATGGGGGATACGCCGGCGATGCTTGTGGGCGATATCGCCATCGCCTCGCGCGTGCCCTTGGCTGCCATTCCGGCTAGGCATCCACCCTCCCCAAACGGCCCCGCCCTGCCAGAGGTCGCGGCCATCTGGCGCGCGCTTTTGGAACTGCCGGCCGTTTCCGGCACCGATAATTTCTTTGACCTCGGCGGGGATTCCTTGCTGACCCTCAGCCTGCAAGACCGGATTCGCGTCGCATTGGGGGTCGAGGTCGAGATCCCCGATCTGTTCCGTCATGCGACCCTCTCTGCGCAAAGCGCACATGTGCAACGTCTTTTTGACAATGCCACCCCCGCCCTTCCCCCGCGCAGCAACAACACCGGTCATCGCACACGCCTGCACCACCGGCGCGCATTGTTGAAAGCCAAGGAGCCGACCCAAAATGCCCAGTGA